A DNA window from Candidatus Binatia bacterium contains the following coding sequences:
- a CDS encoding aspartate aminotransferase family protein → MNKQDIIDKHGKYLFSCVANYYEEPLVVDHAKGTYVYDTEGKEYLDFFGGIVTISVGHCNEKVTDAMQKQSAKLQHISTLYPNEPHVRLAEKLAQITPGKLQKSFFTNSGTEANETAVLLAELHTKCQDVIALRHGYSGRSHLAMSLTGHAAWRLTPTSTPGVHHIPNAYCYRCPFGLTYPSCDLKCAKDLEEAIRSVTSSRLAAFIAEPIQGIGGFITPPKEYFSEIVAIVHKYGGLFICDEVQTAWGRTGGKMFGIEHWGVEPDIMTFAKGMANGAPIGATIAAPEVADSMKGMSISTFGGNPVTSAAALATIEVIEEENLVENARLMGQRLRYGLSGLQKKYPVIGDVRGMGLMQGLELVGENKQPQPEAGKRLFEATKTNGLLIGKGGLAGNVIRITPPLNVTADQIDQALKRLDRSFAQMGL, encoded by the coding sequence ATGAACAAACAAGACATCATCGACAAGCACGGGAAATATCTTTTTTCCTGCGTGGCGAACTACTACGAGGAGCCGCTCGTCGTCGATCACGCGAAGGGCACGTACGTCTACGACACCGAAGGAAAGGAATATCTCGATTTCTTCGGCGGCATCGTCACGATCAGCGTCGGCCACTGCAACGAAAAAGTCACCGACGCGATGCAAAAGCAATCCGCCAAGCTCCAGCACATCTCGACGCTCTATCCGAACGAGCCGCACGTGCGCCTGGCGGAGAAGCTTGCGCAAATCACTCCGGGAAAGCTGCAAAAATCTTTTTTCACCAACAGCGGCACCGAAGCCAACGAGACCGCGGTCCTGCTGGCGGAGCTGCACACGAAATGCCAGGACGTGATCGCGCTGCGCCACGGCTACAGCGGCCGCTCCCATCTGGCGATGAGCTTGACGGGCCACGCCGCCTGGCGCTTGACGCCGACCTCGACTCCCGGCGTCCACCACATTCCCAACGCGTATTGCTACCGCTGTCCGTTCGGGCTCACCTATCCGAGCTGTGATCTCAAGTGCGCGAAGGACCTCGAAGAGGCGATCCGGTCGGTTACGTCCAGCCGCCTCGCCGCGTTCATCGCCGAGCCGATTCAGGGAATCGGCGGTTTCATCACTCCGCCGAAAGAATATTTCTCGGAGATCGTTGCGATCGTGCACAAGTACGGCGGGCTCTTTATCTGCGACGAAGTTCAAACCGCCTGGGGCCGCACCGGCGGCAAGATGTTCGGCATCGAGCACTGGGGCGTCGAGCCGGACATCATGACCTTCGCCAAAGGCATGGCGAACGGCGCGCCGATCGGCGCGACGATCGCGGCGCCGGAGGTCGCCGACAGCATGAAGGGGATGAGCATCTCCACCTTCGGCGGGAATCCGGTCACAAGCGCGGCGGCGCTGGCGACGATCGAAGTCATCGAGGAAGAAAATCTGGTGGAGAACGCGCGCCTCATGGGGCAGCGCTTGCGCTATGGACTGTCGGGTCTGCAGAAAAAATATCCCGTCATCGGCGACGTACGCGGCATGGGATTGATGCAGGGGCTCGAGCTGGTGGGCGAGAACAAGCAGCCACAGCCTGAAGCCGGCAAAAGACTTTTTGAAGCGACTAAGACGAACGGGCTTCTCATCGGCAAGGGAGGTCTCGCGGGCAACGTCATTCGCATCACTCCGCCGCTCAACGTCACCGCGGATCAAATCGATCAGGCGCTCAAAAGACTCGATCGCTCGTTTGCTCAGATGGGTCTAT